In Streptomyces sp. NBC_00306, a single genomic region encodes these proteins:
- a CDS encoding RecQ family ATP-dependent DNA helicase: protein MTNADLADSADLRASADAVLARLVSDSLGTARLREDQWRAIEALVADKRRALVVQRTGWGKSAVYFVATALLRGQGSGPTVIVSPLLALMRNQVDAAARAGIRARTINSSNTEEWDTVQEEVAAGEVDVLLVSPERLNNPDFRDQVLPKLAAATGLLVVDEAHCISDWGHDFRPDYRRLRTMLAELPAGVPVLATTATANARVTADVAEQLGTGAGTDALVLRGPLDRESLSLSVLQLPDAATRLAWLADHLGELPGSGIIYTLTVAAAEEVTAYLRQCGHTVASYTGRTENADRQQAEEDLLANRVKALVATSALGMGFDKPDLGFVVHLGSPSSPIAYYQQVGRAGRGVKHAEVLLLPGKEDEAIWQYFASVAFPPEELVRRTLDVLAQADRPLSLPALEPLVELRRTRLETMLKVLDVDGAVRRVKGGWTTTGRPWQYDADRYAWVARQRDAEQQAMREYARSTGCRMEFLRRQLDDEEAVPCGRCDNCAGGRFSDKVSDTALDAARGELSRPGVDLDPRKMWPTGLSAVGVNLKGRIPEGEQAFTGRALGRLSDIGWGNRLRPMLTAQSPDAPVTDDVVNAVVTVLADWAKGPGGWASGAPDAPARPVGIVTVASRSKPQLVGSLGARIAEVGRMPLLGSVEYAPEATDTRISRTNSAQRVRALHEAFTVPAELAETLTATGGPVLLVDDLSDSGWTLAVAARLLRRAGAKGVFPLVLAVQA from the coding sequence ATGACCAACGCAGACCTCGCGGATTCCGCGGACCTCAGGGCCTCGGCCGACGCCGTGCTCGCCCGCCTCGTCTCGGACAGTTTGGGCACGGCCCGGCTGCGCGAGGACCAGTGGCGGGCGATCGAGGCGCTCGTCGCCGACAAGCGCCGGGCCCTGGTGGTGCAGCGGACCGGCTGGGGGAAGTCGGCGGTGTACTTCGTCGCGACGGCGCTGCTGCGCGGGCAGGGCAGCGGCCCGACCGTGATCGTCTCTCCGCTGCTCGCTCTCATGCGCAACCAGGTCGACGCAGCGGCCCGGGCGGGCATCCGCGCCCGGACGATCAATTCGTCCAACACGGAGGAGTGGGACACCGTCCAGGAGGAGGTGGCCGCGGGCGAGGTCGACGTCCTGCTCGTCAGCCCCGAGCGGCTGAACAATCCGGACTTCCGCGACCAGGTGCTGCCCAAGCTCGCCGCCGCCACCGGCCTCCTGGTGGTGGACGAGGCTCACTGCATCTCCGACTGGGGCCATGATTTCCGCCCCGACTACCGACGGCTGCGGACCATGCTGGCGGAGCTGCCGGCCGGGGTGCCGGTGCTGGCGACCACCGCGACGGCCAATGCCCGGGTGACGGCGGACGTGGCGGAGCAGCTGGGTACGGGCGCGGGGACGGACGCCCTGGTGCTGCGAGGCCCGCTGGATCGGGAGAGCCTCAGCCTGAGTGTGCTCCAGCTCCCCGATGCCGCCACCCGTCTTGCGTGGCTCGCCGATCATCTCGGCGAGCTGCCGGGGTCGGGGATCATCTACACCCTCACGGTCGCGGCGGCCGAGGAAGTCACGGCGTATCTGCGCCAGTGCGGGCACACGGTGGCCTCGTACACGGGTCGTACGGAGAACGCGGATCGCCAGCAGGCCGAGGAGGATCTCCTCGCCAACCGCGTCAAGGCGCTGGTGGCCACATCCGCGCTCGGGATGGGGTTCGACAAGCCCGACCTCGGTTTCGTGGTCCATCTGGGTTCACCGTCGTCGCCCATCGCCTACTACCAGCAGGTGGGCCGTGCGGGACGTGGGGTGAAGCACGCGGAAGTGCTGCTGCTGCCCGGCAAGGAGGACGAGGCGATCTGGCAGTACTTCGCATCGGTCGCCTTTCCTCCGGAGGAGTTGGTGCGGCGCACTCTCGATGTGCTGGCGCAGGCGGACAGGCCGCTTTCCCTGCCGGCGCTGGAGCCGTTGGTGGAACTGCGGCGTACGCGCCTGGAGACCATGCTCAAGGTGCTGGACGTGGACGGCGCGGTGCGCCGGGTGAAGGGCGGCTGGACGACCACGGGCCGGCCCTGGCAGTACGACGCCGACCGCTACGCGTGGGTGGCCCGGCAGCGGGACGCCGAGCAGCAGGCGATGCGGGAGTACGCGCGGTCGACGGGTTGCCGGATGGAGTTCCTGCGGCGCCAGCTGGACGACGAGGAGGCGGTTCCGTGCGGCCGCTGTGACAACTGTGCGGGGGGCCGGTTCAGCGACAAGGTCTCCGACACGGCGCTGGACGCCGCTCGCGGTGAGTTGAGCAGGCCCGGTGTCGACCTCGATCCCCGCAAGATGTGGCCGACCGGTCTGTCCGCGGTGGGCGTCAATCTCAAGGGCCGGATTCCGGAAGGCGAGCAGGCCTTCACCGGGCGGGCGCTGGGCCGGCTCTCCGACATCGGCTGGGGGAATCGTCTGCGACCGATGCTGACCGCGCAGTCGCCGGACGCTCCGGTGACGGACGACGTGGTGAACGCGGTGGTGACGGTCCTCGCCGACTGGGCGAAGGGGCCCGGCGGCTGGGCATCGGGTGCACCGGACGCACCGGCGCGTCCGGTCGGCATCGTGACCGTCGCATCGCGGAGCAAGCCACAGCTGGTCGGATCTCTGGGCGCCAGAATCGCCGAGGTGGGGCGGATGCCGCTGCTGGGCTCCGTCGAGTACGCACCCGAGGCGACGGACACCCGCATCTCGCGCACCAACAGCGCTCAGCGGGTGCGGGCCCTGCATGAAGCCTTCACGGTGCCGGCCGAGCTGGCCGAAACGCTGACGGCGACCGGCGGGCCCGTGCTGCTGGTCGATGATCTTTCGGACAGCGGCTGGACACTGGCTGTGGCGGCGCGGTTGCTGCGCAGGGCCGGTGCAAAGGGGGTGTTCCCGCTGGTCCTTGCAGTCCAGGCGTGA
- a CDS encoding DUF4192 domain-containing protein yields the protein MNKHHEPVHRTDDQQITLRGPAELADALPYMMGFHPTDSIVIVALHGSRGRFGGRVRLGIPRSQREWSPVAQQLAECLIEGSERRGSRPDGFVVYLCQDPAEGETSRSVMERLRPLAQRLRTACGSLDVPVYEALCISDGRFWSYCCPDERCCPPEGKRLAIPGTSVMAAAAAYAGVHVRGSLREMEARLAPTTAPSAGAQAKALDKAGAALVPRILDELGRKQVAAETLTLARTLMARIAGAPWTSSRSQTDATDDALLSHDEAAAMILGLQDRETRDRAAEWMEGPDADSALRLWRALCRRCVAPYAEHATAPLTLAGWVAWSTGDEPSARVALGLALRLDDQYVFARLLHQACNEGLDPETLRNCLRRERTSREELQSAADGESGRIHETPDQPQTPDAAGRRGRPRTRQARAPIGTRPRRPAKTASASAHPRKAAGQRSPDSRRDGRQDSRSEP from the coding sequence ATGAACAAGCACCACGAACCCGTCCACCGCACCGACGACCAGCAGATCACCCTGCGCGGCCCCGCCGAACTGGCCGACGCGCTTCCGTACATGATGGGTTTTCACCCCACCGACTCCATTGTGATCGTCGCCCTGCACGGCAGCCGCGGCCGCTTCGGAGGCCGGGTGAGGCTCGGCATTCCCCGCTCGCAGCGTGAATGGTCACCCGTGGCACAGCAGCTCGCGGAATGCCTGATCGAAGGGAGCGAACGGCGAGGGTCGCGTCCCGACGGCTTCGTCGTCTACCTCTGCCAGGACCCTGCCGAAGGCGAGACGAGCCGAAGCGTGATGGAGCGACTGCGCCCTCTCGCCCAGCGGCTGCGGACCGCTTGCGGTTCCCTCGACGTGCCCGTCTACGAGGCGCTGTGCATCTCCGACGGACGCTTCTGGTCCTACTGCTGCCCCGACGAACGCTGCTGCCCGCCGGAAGGGAAGAGGCTCGCCATCCCCGGCACATCGGTGATGGCGGCCGCCGCGGCCTACGCCGGGGTCCACGTGCGCGGATCACTGCGCGAGATGGAGGCGCGACTCGCACCCACGACGGCTCCGTCGGCCGGCGCCCAGGCGAAAGCGCTCGACAAGGCGGGAGCAGCACTCGTGCCGAGGATCCTCGACGAACTGGGACGCAAGCAGGTGGCCGCGGAGACGCTCACCCTGGCCCGGACGCTCATGGCACGCATCGCCGGGGCGCCCTGGACCTCCAGCAGGTCGCAGACCGACGCCACCGACGACGCACTCCTCAGCCACGACGAAGCCGCCGCCATGATTCTCGGACTGCAGGACCGGGAGACCCGGGACCGCGCAGCGGAGTGGATGGAGGGCCCCGACGCGGATTCGGCCCTGCGCCTGTGGCGGGCCCTGTGCCGGCGATGCGTCGCCCCGTATGCCGAGCACGCCACAGCCCCCCTCACCCTCGCGGGCTGGGTCGCGTGGTCCACCGGGGACGAGCCCAGTGCCCGCGTCGCTCTCGGACTCGCCCTGCGCCTCGACGATCAGTACGTCTTCGCCCGCCTCCTCCACCAGGCCTGCAACGAGGGCCTGGACCCGGAGACCCTGCGCAACTGCCTCCGTAGGGAGCGCACTTCACGAGAGGAGCTCCAGAGCGCCGCCGACGGAGAAAGCGGGCGTATCCACGAGACACCTGACCAGCCGCAGACCCCCGACGCTGCCGGGCGGCGCGGGCGCCCGCGCACCCGGCAGGCCCGAGCCCCGATCGGCACCCGGCCCCGCCGGCCCGCGAAGACGGCCTCCGCGTCGGCGCACCCCCGTAAGGCAGCAGGTCAGCGCAGCCCGGACAGTCGGCGCGACGGCCGGCAGGACTCACGGAGCGAGCCATGA
- a CDS encoding ATP-binding cassette domain-containing protein codes for MLQAIGLTSAHRRDLPPAVDDLTFEARPGQVTALLGADGSGKSTALRLMLELEPGRGITYFRGNPLHRIAHPAREVGVLLGDVPGHPARTARGQLRMLCAAAGVPVARADEMLDVVGLAGLGAQQLGTLSRGMDRRLGLASALLGDPQTLILDEPGKGLAPRETGWLYTLLREHAEQGGTVLCTTSDPREAARLADHVVTLDGGRLVGDQDAREFSRTRLRPRVAVRTPHAARLAAVVQREARAAQRSVEVVTEASNRLSVYGSSCAEIGETAFRHGVLVHRLTDEIGDTGLASPVAGDAEVAAGARPTPPAAGPPPLPRPATSPVRPLRYELLRLLGVRTPAVIFAVVILVSLAACILLARSRTMPLPVVLAAWPPFFPLPPAAFGAGLIGALSFGEEFRHPALATARGIVPRRLGLLIAKLMVTATAALLLALVVVVADAQALRVVYGSDVTDLPRNWPALAAGWGGLSVGCAWAGLLAAGVFRVTAAGVAAVLAVPIIIAPLVQKAIIGPSVRSIAGISGRLRELTWVRLPRQADDLVMAGVRVLAQPVGAALVLSLSVLICAYMVTGLRRRAPW; via the coding sequence ATGCTCCAGGCCATCGGACTGACCAGTGCCCACCGGCGGGACCTCCCGCCCGCCGTCGACGACCTCACCTTCGAGGCGCGGCCCGGCCAGGTCACGGCCCTCCTCGGGGCGGACGGTTCCGGCAAGTCGACGGCACTGCGCCTGATGCTCGAACTCGAACCGGGCCGCGGCATCACCTACTTCCGCGGCAACCCCCTGCATCGCATCGCCCACCCCGCCCGCGAGGTCGGGGTGCTCCTCGGCGACGTGCCCGGCCATCCCGCACGCACTGCCCGAGGTCAGCTCCGTATGCTCTGCGCCGCCGCTGGCGTGCCGGTGGCAAGGGCCGACGAGATGCTCGACGTCGTCGGGCTCGCAGGTCTCGGCGCCCAGCAACTCGGTACGCTCTCGCGCGGGATGGACCGCAGACTCGGCCTCGCCTCCGCCCTGTTGGGCGACCCGCAGACCCTCATCCTCGACGAGCCCGGCAAGGGCCTTGCCCCGCGCGAGACGGGCTGGTTGTACACCCTGCTGCGCGAGCACGCCGAACAGGGCGGAACCGTGCTCTGCACGACGAGCGACCCCAGAGAGGCGGCCCGCCTCGCGGATCATGTCGTCACCCTCGACGGCGGGCGGCTCGTCGGGGACCAGGACGCCCGGGAGTTCTCCCGCACGCGGCTGCGCCCCCGGGTCGCCGTCCGCACCCCCCACGCGGCGCGTCTTGCCGCCGTCGTGCAGCGCGAGGCGCGGGCCGCCCAGCGGTCGGTCGAAGTGGTGACCGAGGCCAGCAACCGGCTCTCGGTCTACGGCAGCAGCTGTGCCGAGATCGGTGAAACGGCCTTCCGGCACGGCGTGCTCGTACACCGGCTCACCGACGAGATCGGTGACACGGGCCTCGCGTCCCCGGTTGCCGGGGACGCCGAAGTCGCGGCAGGGGCACGGCCGACGCCGCCCGCCGCCGGCCCTCCGCCGCTGCCCCGCCCCGCCACCAGCCCTGTCAGGCCGCTGCGTTACGAACTGCTGCGGCTCCTCGGCGTGCGTACTCCCGCCGTCATTTTCGCCGTCGTCATCCTCGTCTCCCTCGCCGCCTGCATCCTGCTCGCCCGCTCCCGGACCATGCCGCTGCCGGTCGTGCTCGCCGCCTGGCCGCCGTTCTTCCCGCTGCCGCCCGCGGCCTTCGGTGCCGGGCTGATCGGGGCCCTGTCCTTCGGTGAGGAGTTCCGCCACCCCGCGCTCGCCACCGCCCGAGGCATCGTCCCGCGCCGACTCGGGCTGCTGATCGCCAAACTCATGGTCACCGCCACTGCCGCCCTGCTGCTGGCGCTCGTCGTCGTGGTGGCAGACGCCCAGGCTCTGCGCGTCGTCTACGGGAGCGATGTCACCGACCTGCCACGGAACTGGCCCGCGCTGGCGGCCGGTTGGGGCGGCCTCTCCGTCGGCTGCGCCTGGGCCGGTCTGCTCGCGGCGGGAGTCTTCCGCGTCACGGCCGCCGGAGTGGCCGCCGTGCTCGCCGTGCCGATCATCATTGCCCCACTGGTGCAGAAGGCGATCATCGGACCGTCCGTGCGTTCGATCGCCGGAATCTCCGGGAGACTTCGCGAACTGACCTGGGTCCGGCTTCCCCGGCAGGCCGACGACCTGGTCATGGCCGGGGTGCGGGTCCTCGCCCAACCCGTCGGAGCCGCACTGGTCTTGTCGTTGTCGGTCCTGATCTGCGCATATATGGTCACCGGCCTTCGCCGTCGGGCACCTTGGTGA
- a CDS encoding NUDIX hydrolase yields MPPYDPSAYPPFAVTVDLVVLTVRRHALCALVVRRGEPPFQGRWALPGGFVRGDEDLSAAAARELSEETGLCVHDPLSPAPGNGAHLEQLATYGDPKRDPRMRVVSVAHLVLAPDLPAPRAGGDANSARWAPVEDLLGQESGFAREGESAAPLAFDHARILGDGVERARSKIEYSSLATAFCPPEFTVGELRRVYEAVWGVALDPRNFHRKVTGTPGFLVPAGGTTTRQGGRPAQLFRAGGATVLNPPMLRPEV; encoded by the coding sequence ATGCCTCCCTACGACCCGTCGGCCTACCCCCCTTTTGCTGTCACCGTCGATCTGGTCGTGCTCACCGTGCGTCGGCATGCGCTCTGCGCGCTGGTCGTTCGCCGCGGGGAGCCGCCGTTCCAGGGCCGGTGGGCGCTGCCCGGTGGCTTTGTCCGCGGGGACGAGGATCTGTCGGCGGCCGCGGCACGTGAGCTCTCCGAGGAGACGGGCCTGTGCGTCCACGACCCCTTGTCGCCGGCCCCCGGCAATGGTGCGCACCTCGAGCAGCTCGCCACCTATGGCGATCCGAAACGGGACCCGAGGATGCGGGTCGTCAGCGTCGCCCATCTGGTTCTGGCTCCCGATCTGCCGGCTCCCCGGGCCGGCGGGGACGCGAACAGTGCGCGGTGGGCGCCGGTCGAGGACCTTCTCGGCCAGGAGAGCGGGTTCGCGCGGGAGGGTGAGTCGGCGGCTCCGCTGGCGTTCGACCACGCGCGGATTCTGGGGGACGGGGTGGAGCGGGCGCGCTCCAAGATCGAGTACTCGTCGCTGGCCACAGCCTTCTGCCCGCCCGAGTTCACCGTCGGTGAGCTGCGCAGGGTGTACGAGGCGGTGTGGGGTGTCGCTCTGGACCCGAGAAACTTCCACCGCAAGGTGACCGGCACGCCAGGGTTCCTTGTCCCGGCGGGCGGCACGACCACTCGTCAGGGCGGCCGGCCCGCGCAGCTCTTCCGGGCGGGTGGGGCCACCGTGCTGAACCCGCCGATGCTGCGTCCGGAAGTCTGA
- a CDS encoding FadR/GntR family transcriptional regulator, which produces MSTLAHTMMTAARPADSGLAGPGELDRYPYPESPGVDRVGPPSWEGSETELGRVGRRAAGNRGRGLHGQLVQQLGQMIVSGDLGADRPLVPEEIGQRFEVSRTVVRESLRVLEAKGLVSARPNVGTRVRPVSDWNLLDADIIEWRAFGPQRDDQRRELSELRWTIEPLAARLAAGHGREDIQQRLSDMVEIMGHALAQGDGITFSRADTEFHALLIQLAGNRMLEHLSGIVSAALQVSGGPVTGCDRPNEASLAHHGRIVEALAAGDAPGAESAMRQLLTVHPEVERVVPAPREH; this is translated from the coding sequence GTGAGTACCCTTGCGCACACCATGATGACCGCCGCCCGCCCCGCCGATTCGGGCCTTGCAGGACCGGGCGAACTCGACCGCTACCCCTACCCGGAGTCCCCGGGTGTCGACCGCGTCGGCCCGCCCTCCTGGGAGGGTTCGGAAACGGAGTTGGGCCGGGTCGGCCGCCGCGCGGCAGGCAACCGGGGCCGCGGGCTGCACGGCCAACTCGTGCAACAGCTCGGCCAGATGATTGTTTCCGGGGATCTGGGTGCCGACCGCCCGCTCGTCCCCGAGGAGATCGGCCAGCGTTTCGAGGTCTCCCGCACCGTCGTCCGTGAGTCACTGCGCGTCCTCGAGGCGAAGGGCCTCGTCAGCGCCCGCCCCAATGTCGGCACCAGGGTCCGGCCCGTCAGCGACTGGAACCTTCTGGACGCCGACATCATCGAGTGGCGCGCCTTCGGTCCGCAGCGTGACGATCAGCGTCGCGAGCTCTCCGAGCTGCGCTGGACCATCGAGCCCCTCGCCGCCCGTCTCGCCGCCGGCCACGGCCGTGAGGACATCCAGCAGCGGCTCTCCGACATGGTCGAGATCATGGGCCACGCCCTTGCTCAGGGTGACGGCATCACGTTCTCGCGGGCTGACACCGAATTCCATGCCCTGCTCATCCAGCTCGCCGGGAACCGCATGCTGGAGCACCTCTCCGGCATCGTCTCGGCGGCCCTCCAGGTCTCCGGCGGTCCGGTCACGGGCTGTGACCGCCCGAACGAGGCCTCTCTGGCGCACCACGGCCGTATCGTCGAAGCTCTCGCGGCCGGGGACGCGCCCGGCGCCGAGTCCGCCATGCGTCAACTGTTGACCGTTCATCCGGAGGTGGAGCGCGTCGTGCCCGCCCCCCGCGAGCACTGA